One stretch of Orcinus orca chromosome 15, mOrcOrc1.1, whole genome shotgun sequence DNA includes these proteins:
- the LOC101284093 gene encoding LOW QUALITY PROTEIN: desmocollin-1 (The sequence of the model RefSeq protein was modified relative to this genomic sequence to represent the inferred CDS: inserted 1 base in 1 codon; deleted 1 base in 1 codon; substituted 2 bases at 2 genomic stop codons), with product MAVASTAPESIFSKQLLFSFLVLILFCSACQTISLQVPSHLQAEALVGKVNLKECLRSASLIQSSGPDFSILEDGSLNTAHNLILSSEKKNFSILLSDTQRQEQKEIEIVLEAGGRKVIYAYATTVDGYAPEYTLPLLFKVEDDNDNPPYFEDKVTVFSVPENCQTGTSVGKVTAIDLNEPDTLHTCLKYKILQQIPDNPKHFSVHPDIITTTTCLLDREVMNCLINFSVTKLCVNTHFGMFIEQSLNYEVHRQMVLQIGVLNEAQFSKAANSQTPTMCITTVTVKVKDHDEGPECQPPVKVIKSKDGXPVGTTLLGYEALDLDSSTAEGLRCKKEKNRDEDNWFEINEYTGDLKTVKVLDRKSTFVKDNQYNVSVIAMDAESLNFFRRNGRVYEQTHIKSHGNKQKLKLDSELIFIQGPLSLLNIFSTKHLAEILARLLHLLIYFYFLGILFTYICVTAKSTVKKCFPEDVAKQNLIVSNTEAPGEEVMEANIRLPTQKSNICDTRMSVSTLGGQGVKTHQSFEVVKGCYTLDPIKGGRHQTLESVKGVGQGVTNTSRYTYEXHSFTQPRLGEKVYLXGKDKEHKHSEDYVHSYNYEGKESVAGSVGCYRDPQEEEGFEFLDQLEPKFRTLAKTRVKK from the exons ATGGCTGTGGCCTCCACTGCCCCAGAGAGCATATTCTCTAAGcagctccttttctcttttctg gttttaatattattttgcagTGCCTGTCAGACTATTTCTCTTCAAGTTCCTTCTCATCTTCAGGCTGAAGCACTTGTAGGCAAAG TGAATCTGAAGGAGTGTCTCCGGTCGGCCAGCCTAATTCAGTCAAGTGGTCCTGACTTCAGCATTCTAGAAGACGGCTCC CTTAACACAGCACATAACCTCATTTTGTCTTCTGAAAagaagaatttttccattttgctttcaGACACTCAGAGACAGGAACAGAAGGAGATAGAAATTGTACtggaagcaggaggaaggaaggta ATCTACGCCTATGCAACTACTGTGGACGGTTATGCACCTGAGTACACACTCCCCTTACTATTCAAAGTTGAAGATGATAACGATAATCCCCCATATTTTGAAGACAAAGTGACTGTCTTTAGTGTGCCTGAGAATTGCCAAACCG GAACTTCAGTGGGAAAAGTGACTGCCATAGACCTCAATGAACCTGATACTCTACATACTTGTCTGAAATATAAAATCTTACAGCAAATTCCAGACAATCCAAAGCATTTCTCTGTACATCCAGACATCATCACCACAACTACATGTTTACTAGATAGAGAAGTAATGAATTGCTTAATTAATTTCTCAGTCACTAAACTATGTGTAAAC actcATTTTGGTATGTTTATCGAACAGTCATTGAACTATGAAGTACATCGCCAAATGGTTTTGCAAATTGGTGTACTTAACGAAGCACAATTCTCTAAAGCAGCAAACTCACAAACTCCTACTATGTGCATTACAACTGTCACTGTTAAAGTTAAAGACCATGATGAGGGCCCTGAATGCCAACCACCAGTAAAAGTTATTAAGAGTAAAGATG CTCCCGTGGGCACAACACTCCTTGGATACGAAGCCTTGGATCTGGACAGCAGCACTGCTGAGGGCTTAAG atgtaaaaaggaaaaaaacagagatgaagataACTGGTTTGAAATTAATGAATACACTGGTGACTTGAAAACTGTAAAAGTTCTAGATAGAAAATCAACATTTGTAAAAGACAACCAATACAATGTTTCCGTGATTGCAATGGATGCAG AATCACTGAATTTCTTTAGAAGGAATGGGCGAGTGTATGAACAAACACATATCAAATCTCACGGAAATAAACAAAAGTTGAAA CTAGACTCTGAACTCATTTTCATACAAGGACCCTTATCGTTGCTAAATATCTTTTCTACCAAGCATCTGGCCGAGATCTTGGCACGTTTGCTTCAT ttacttatatatttttattttttaggtattTTGTTTACATATATCTGTGTTACTGCTAAGAGTACAGTAAAGAAATGTTTTCCAGAAGATGTAGCCAAGCAAAACTTAATTGTATCAAATACTGAAGCACCCGGAGAAGAAGTGATG gAAGCAAATATTAGACTCCCCACACAGAAATCCAACATCTGTGACACAAGAATGTCTGTTAGCACACTTGGTGGCCAGGGAGTCAAAACACATCAAAGTTTTGAGGTGGTCAAAGGCTGCTACACTCTGGACCCCATCAAAGGAGGCAGACATCAGACCTTGGAATCTGTCAAGGGTGTAGGACAAGGAGTGACGAACACCAGCAGATACACGTACGAATGACACAGCTTCACCCAACCTCGGCTTGGCGAA AAGGTGTATCTGTGAGGAAAAGACAAGGAGCATAAACATTCTGAAGACTACGTTCACTCCTATAACTATGAAGGAAAAGAGTCTGTGGCTGGCTCTGTTGGCTGCTACAGGGATCCGCAGGAAGAAGAGGGGTTTGAGTTTCTAGATCAACTGGAACCCAAATTTAGGACCCTAGCAAAGACACGTGTAAAGAAATAA